From Paraburkholderia fungorum, the proteins below share one genomic window:
- a CDS encoding DUF1488 domain-containing protein has translation MRIEFTGRREVVAAARVAFEANVDGADVWCSVSLDALNNHFGNEGPSAHNLVGTFEANRTRIENATRRVLERNGGKSVELETGDFN, from the coding sequence ATGAGGATCGAATTCACCGGACGCCGCGAAGTAGTGGCAGCGGCGCGCGTCGCCTTCGAGGCCAATGTTGATGGAGCCGATGTCTGGTGCAGCGTGTCGCTCGATGCGCTGAATAACCATTTCGGCAACGAAGGCCCATCGGCGCACAATCTGGTGGGGACCTTCGAGGCAAACCGTACGCGGATTGAAAATGCTACGCGGCGGGTGCTCGAAAGAAACGGGGGGAAATCGGTGGAACTCGAAACCGGCGATTTCAACTGA
- a CDS encoding rhomboid family intramembrane serine protease gives MDRIDTAPGETGHTLGASAYADRHDMQSFSVRLSIKPRDAGIFSANRYALRIKSELTFSDDEILLRRANASETRSVHRDEVFDIDFNEGVLLFDLHSPQRAIERVELIPRSAEDLQRIVDLLPVRMTPEFAAQRIAHKTYRQRLLALTPVPRATYALVVLNVLVLIAMGVSGINVLMPDAAEVARWGTNLGAYTLNGEPWRLFTAIFVHFGLQHLVGNMIVLFMLGRTTERLYGSLRFLALYVFAGLIGSIASVLTHPGLNSAGASGAIFGVAGALLIFVLVYRRQLPPSEAARLRTSMWIFILYTLYNGFRHSQVDNAAHLGGLIGGLVIGALLARPLELDARQRNSFRTAVASWTVALLSLAALSYPLTHMSASRLADAQFSRLMVEARQTQNRMRADLIAWRHLRLASQVDRDVASNRIMREILPGWNSMYESISSAQMPEGSPRAPLRQAMLRYIDDNREIYRSLAIMLSHPQDMDAAAMAPVLARAKDAKEQAVLMKKLEQQASSQPR, from the coding sequence ATGGATCGTATCGACACCGCCCCGGGTGAGACAGGCCACACGTTGGGCGCATCGGCTTATGCGGACCGGCACGACATGCAGAGTTTCAGCGTGCGCTTGTCGATCAAGCCGCGGGACGCGGGCATTTTCTCGGCAAACCGCTATGCACTTCGAATAAAAAGCGAGCTGACATTCTCGGACGACGAGATCCTGCTGCGCCGGGCGAACGCGTCCGAAACGCGTAGCGTGCATCGCGACGAGGTGTTCGATATCGATTTCAACGAAGGCGTGCTGCTGTTCGATCTTCACTCGCCGCAACGCGCGATCGAACGGGTCGAACTGATACCGCGCAGTGCTGAAGATTTACAGCGCATCGTCGACTTGCTGCCGGTACGGATGACGCCCGAATTTGCCGCCCAGCGCATCGCACACAAAACCTATCGCCAGAGACTGCTCGCGTTGACGCCGGTGCCGCGAGCCACGTATGCGCTGGTCGTGCTGAACGTGCTCGTCCTGATCGCGATGGGGGTCTCCGGCATCAACGTGCTCATGCCGGACGCCGCCGAGGTGGCCAGATGGGGAACCAACCTCGGCGCCTATACGCTAAACGGCGAACCGTGGCGTCTGTTCACCGCGATCTTCGTTCACTTCGGCCTGCAGCATCTGGTGGGCAACATGATCGTGCTGTTCATGCTCGGACGCACGACCGAGCGCCTGTACGGCAGCCTGCGCTTTCTCGCGCTCTACGTGTTCGCAGGGCTGATCGGCAGCATTGCCAGCGTGCTGACGCATCCCGGTCTCAACAGCGCGGGCGCGTCGGGCGCGATCTTCGGCGTGGCGGGCGCACTGCTGATTTTCGTGCTGGTCTACCGCAGGCAATTGCCGCCGTCGGAAGCCGCGCGTTTGCGCACGTCGATGTGGATTTTCATTCTCTACACGTTGTACAACGGCTTCAGGCACAGCCAGGTCGACAACGCGGCGCACCTTGGCGGGCTGATCGGCGGACTGGTGATTGGCGCGCTGCTGGCGAGGCCGCTCGAACTCGACGCGCGTCAGCGAAACTCGTTCAGAACGGCCGTCGCGTCATGGACGGTCGCGCTGCTCTCGCTCGCAGCGTTGTCATATCCGCTGACGCATATGAGCGCATCGCGTCTCGCCGATGCGCAGTTTTCCAGGCTGATGGTCGAAGCGCGGCAAACCCAGAACAGGATGCGCGCGGACCTTATCGCGTGGCGTCATTTGCGGCTCGCGTCGCAGGTCGACCGGGATGTGGCGTCGAACCGGATCATGCGGGAAATCCTGCCGGGCTGGAACAGCATGTACGAGTCCATCAGTAGCGCGCAGATGCCGGAGGGCTCGCCGCGCGCGCCGTTGCGGCAAGCCATGCTGCGCTATATCGACGATAACCGGGAGATCTACCGCAGCCTCGCGATCATGCTGTCGCATCCGCAGGACATGGATGCTGCGGCGATGGCGCCGGTTCTCGCGCGCGCCAAGGACGCGAAGGAGCAGGCCGTGCTGATGAAGAAGCTCGAGCAGCAAGCCAGTTCGCAACCGCGATAG
- a CDS encoding carbonic anhydrase, with amino-acid sequence MQEIIEGFIRFQREVFPQQIALFKRLSTAQSPSTLFVTCSDSRVVPELLTQVEPGALFVIRNAGNIVPSYGPEPGGVSATVEYAVSVLGVHDIVICGHSNCGAMTAISTCMNLDHLPAVAGWLRHADAAKAINAARTYDSDAERLDALVKDNVIAQLGNIRTHPSVAVGLANKKLQLHGWIFDIESGVMLALDGRTGKFLPLVDNPEIFAG; translated from the coding sequence GTGCAGGAAATCATCGAAGGTTTTATCCGCTTCCAACGCGAAGTGTTTCCGCAGCAGATCGCGTTATTCAAACGTCTGTCGACCGCGCAAAGTCCGAGCACGCTGTTCGTCACGTGCTCGGACAGCCGCGTCGTGCCTGAACTGCTGACGCAGGTCGAGCCGGGCGCGCTGTTCGTGATCCGCAATGCGGGCAACATCGTGCCGTCGTATGGGCCGGAACCGGGCGGCGTGTCGGCGACCGTCGAGTACGCGGTGTCGGTGCTGGGCGTGCACGATATCGTGATCTGCGGCCACTCGAATTGCGGCGCGATGACGGCGATCTCGACCTGCATGAACCTCGATCATCTGCCGGCGGTGGCAGGCTGGCTGCGTCACGCGGATGCCGCCAAAGCCATCAACGCGGCACGTACTTACGATTCGGATGCCGAGCGCCTCGACGCTCTGGTGAAGGACAACGTGATCGCGCAGTTGGGCAATATCCGCACGCATCCGTCGGTGGCGGTCGGGCTGGCGAACAAGAAGCTGCAACTGCATGGCTGGATCTTCGATATCGAAAGCGGCGTGATGCTCGCGCTTGATGGCCGCACCGGCAAGTTCTTGCCGCTGGTGGACAATCCGGAAATTTTTGCGGGGTAA
- a CDS encoding alpha-ketoglutarate-dependent dioxygenase AlkB — translation MSSQQALFAPEPVSLVHDVEGGIRYLPELIPADVAQRWFDQTHRNIGWLAQQRMMYDREVAVPRLLATFALESADLPSDLQQAFESVRALVGAPFNRVGLNLYRDGSDSVAPHSDKTDKLVPGQPIAIVSLGASRRMSIRPKGGGRSVHIELEAGSCLVMSYASQFTHEHGIPKVAGVTEPRISLAFRCFQS, via the coding sequence ATGTCGTCGCAGCAAGCCCTTTTCGCCCCTGAGCCGGTGTCGCTCGTCCACGACGTGGAAGGCGGCATCCGCTACCTGCCTGAACTGATTCCCGCCGATGTCGCGCAGCGGTGGTTCGATCAAACGCACCGGAACATCGGCTGGCTTGCGCAGCAACGCATGATGTACGACCGCGAGGTGGCTGTGCCGCGTCTGCTCGCCACGTTCGCGCTGGAATCCGCCGATCTTCCCTCCGATTTGCAGCAGGCATTCGAATCGGTTCGCGCGCTGGTCGGCGCACCGTTCAATCGGGTTGGACTGAATCTGTATCGTGACGGCAGCGACAGCGTCGCCCCGCACAGCGACAAGACCGACAAGCTGGTGCCGGGTCAGCCCATCGCCATCGTCTCGCTAGGCGCGAGCCGGCGCATGTCGATCCGGCCCAAGGGTGGTGGCCGGTCCGTGCATATCGAACTGGAAGCGGGAAGCTGCCTCGTGATGAGCTATGCGTCGCAATTCACGCACGAGCATGGAATTCCGAAGGTGGCGGGCGTCACGGAGCCGCGTATCAGTCTCGCGTTCCGGTGTTTTCAGAGCTGA
- a CDS encoding cobalt-precorrin-5B (C(1))-methyltransferase, with product MRDETPEQPAPLRSGYTTGSCATATSLAAARLLLAGVVSEVAEITLPKGQHVPMPLVYCRRVVNDTDVADDVHVAGDAGNASSADVAEAGTVKDAGDDPDVTHGAIVFARVRLIAEPGVIFRAGPGVGTVTRAGLTLPVGEPAINPVPRSMMTQHLTELAAEHAYSGGFEVTIGVEGGAELALKTMNPRLGIIGGLSILGTSGIVRPFSCSAYIASIHQGIDVARANGYTHLAACTGNASEDAMRAHYALPDIALIEMGDFVGAVLKHMKRAPVERLSVCGGFGKLSKLAAGHLDLHSRNSSIDLERLATWAAGYGADDALQTAIRAANTSQQAVALAHAQQVPLGDIVCRHALAVARDIVPPQVSVEMFAIDRQGNLIGAAR from the coding sequence ATGCGCGACGAAACACCCGAACAACCCGCGCCGCTTCGTAGCGGCTACACGACCGGCAGTTGCGCCACCGCGACGTCGCTGGCGGCGGCGCGTCTGCTGCTCGCGGGCGTCGTCAGCGAGGTCGCGGAAATTACGCTGCCCAAGGGCCAGCATGTGCCGATGCCGCTGGTCTACTGCCGCCGCGTCGTCAATGACACCGATGTCGCCGATGACGTCCATGTCGCCGGAGATGCCGGCAACGCCAGCAGCGCTGACGTTGCAGAAGCCGGCACCGTCAAGGACGCCGGCGACGACCCCGACGTCACCCACGGCGCGATCGTCTTCGCGCGCGTGCGCCTGATCGCCGAACCCGGCGTGATTTTTCGCGCGGGGCCTGGCGTCGGCACCGTGACGCGAGCCGGTCTGACACTGCCGGTCGGCGAACCGGCGATCAATCCCGTGCCGCGCAGCATGATGACGCAGCATCTGACCGAACTCGCCGCCGAGCATGCGTACAGCGGCGGCTTCGAAGTGACGATCGGCGTCGAAGGCGGCGCGGAACTCGCGCTGAAAACGATGAACCCGCGCCTCGGCATCATCGGCGGATTGTCGATTCTCGGCACCTCCGGGATCGTGCGGCCGTTCTCGTGCTCGGCTTATATCGCGTCGATTCATCAGGGCATCGACGTGGCGCGCGCGAACGGCTACACGCATCTCGCGGCCTGCACCGGCAACGCCAGCGAGGACGCGATGCGCGCGCACTATGCGCTGCCCGATATCGCGCTGATCGAAATGGGCGACTTCGTCGGCGCGGTGCTCAAGCATATGAAGCGCGCGCCGGTCGAGCGACTCAGCGTGTGCGGCGGCTTCGGCAAGCTCAGCAAGCTGGCGGCCGGGCATCTCGATCTGCATAGCCGGAATTCGAGCATCGATCTCGAACGGCTGGCGACCTGGGCCGCCGGATACGGTGCCGACGACGCTCTGCAAACCGCGATTCGCGCGGCCAATACGAGTCAGCAGGCAGTGGCGCTCGCGCACGCGCAGCAGGTGCCGCTCGGCGATATCGTCTGCCGGCATGCGCTGGCCGTCGCGCGCGATATCGTTCCGCCGCAGGTCAGCGTGGAAATGTTCGCGATCGACCGCCAGGGCAATCTGATCGGAGCCGCACGATGA
- a CDS encoding MDR family MFS transporter yields MSRSPQSSRAPVIAAVMASMAMVAIEATIVSTAMPQIVAQLGDLHLYSWVFSSFLLTQTAMTVVFGKLADLYGRKPVVLAGIAIFLIGSVLAGFAWSMPAMIVFRLIQGVGAGAIQPVTLTIVADLYPAHERGKVQGYLASVWAISAVVGPMVGGFIIHNMSWAWIFWMNVPIGLASAAGFIVFLRESERHARPSIDFGGAALFMAAIAALMMALTYAGDDDLAKASLAGAAFALCVVFFVMQERRAAEPMISFALWSRRPIAACNGSTVLSGMILMGATTFLPMYVQGVLHRSPVIAGLALTMMTVGWPAGATLAAKSFPRLGLRRILIGGSAFVPLGALLLLFLAPGGSPLIAAFGSLIMGFGMGTSSVSSLVLIQEIVRVDERGSATASNLFSRNLGSTLGATLFGAVLNFGLSHSRGAAVVTSDQLKALLQNQVTDLGDSDLIRLVLHQSLHLTFVSIFVIALFVVALLTFVPAISIGPGKKMPIEALSPLED; encoded by the coding sequence ATGTCCCGCAGCCCTCAATCGTCGCGCGCTCCCGTGATTGCCGCCGTCATGGCTTCGATGGCGATGGTCGCCATCGAAGCCACCATCGTTTCCACCGCCATGCCGCAGATCGTCGCCCAACTCGGGGATCTGCATCTCTACAGCTGGGTGTTCTCGTCGTTCCTGCTCACGCAGACCGCGATGACGGTGGTGTTCGGCAAGCTCGCCGATCTGTACGGGCGCAAGCCGGTCGTACTGGCGGGCATCGCGATCTTTCTGATCGGCTCGGTGCTCGCCGGCTTTGCGTGGTCGATGCCCGCGATGATCGTGTTCCGCCTGATCCAGGGCGTCGGCGCGGGCGCAATCCAGCCGGTCACGCTGACCATCGTCGCCGATCTCTACCCGGCTCACGAACGCGGCAAGGTGCAGGGCTATCTCGCGAGCGTGTGGGCGATTTCGGCGGTCGTCGGGCCGATGGTCGGCGGCTTCATCATTCACAACATGTCGTGGGCGTGGATCTTCTGGATGAACGTGCCGATCGGCCTCGCGTCGGCGGCGGGCTTCATCGTGTTCCTGCGCGAGTCGGAGCGGCACGCGCGTCCGTCGATCGATTTCGGCGGCGCTGCGCTTTTCATGGCGGCGATCGCCGCGTTGATGATGGCCCTCACCTACGCGGGCGACGACGACCTCGCGAAAGCCTCGCTCGCGGGCGCCGCGTTCGCGCTGTGCGTCGTGTTCTTCGTGATGCAGGAGCGCCGTGCGGCCGAGCCGATGATCTCGTTCGCGCTCTGGAGCCGCCGCCCGATTGCCGCGTGCAACGGCTCGACGGTGCTGTCCGGCATGATCCTGATGGGCGCCACCACCTTCCTGCCGATGTACGTGCAAGGCGTGTTGCACCGCTCGCCGGTGATCGCCGGTCTCGCGCTGACGATGATGACGGTCGGCTGGCCCGCCGGCGCGACGCTCGCGGCGAAGTCGTTCCCGCGGCTCGGCTTGCGGCGCATCCTGATCGGCGGCAGCGCGTTCGTGCCGCTCGGCGCGCTGTTGCTGCTGTTCCTCGCGCCGGGCGGCTCGCCGCTGATCGCCGCGTTCGGCTCGCTGATCATGGGCTTCGGGATGGGCACGTCGAGCGTCAGTTCGCTGGTGCTGATCCAGGAGATCGTCCGGGTGGACGAACGCGGCAGCGCGACCGCATCGAATCTGTTTTCGCGCAATCTTGGCAGCACGTTGGGGGCGACGCTGTTCGGCGCGGTGCTGAACTTCGGGCTGAGTCATTCGCGCGGCGCGGCGGTGGTCACGTCGGATCAGTTGAAGGCGCTGCTGCAAAACCAGGTGACGGATCTCGGCGACAGCGATCTGATCCGGCTCGTGCTGCATCAATCGCTGCATCTGACGTTCGTGTCGATCTTCGTGATCGCGCTGTTCGTGGTCGCGTTGCTGACGTTCGTCCCGGCGATCAGCATCGGGCCGGGCAAGAAAATGCCGATCGAGGCGCTGTCGCCGCTGGAGGATTGA
- a CDS encoding cobalt-precorrin-6A reductase: MTPATTQPVRVLLLGGTGDALKIARQLGPADVYSLAGLGKVPEDLSCEVRVGGFGGSEGLARYIESEKITLVIDATHPYAAQISANAVRACAAARVPCWALRRPGWQAQSGDDWRMVGDWHELVAALAPFRRPLFTLGREPLAHLDEIPPHQFWTVRCLESHKDSPRARILAARGPFTLEGERALFALQAFDVVVSKNSGGSATEAKLEVARERRLPVIMLRRPALPATDREFDDVADLLHALRA, encoded by the coding sequence ATGACGCCTGCCACGACACAACCCGTCAGGGTTCTGCTGCTGGGCGGCACCGGCGACGCGTTGAAAATCGCGCGGCAACTCGGCCCGGCCGACGTGTACAGTCTCGCGGGCCTCGGCAAGGTGCCCGAGGACTTGTCGTGCGAAGTGCGCGTCGGCGGATTCGGCGGCAGCGAGGGCCTCGCGCGTTACATCGAAAGCGAAAAGATCACGCTCGTGATCGACGCAACGCATCCCTACGCCGCACAGATCAGCGCGAACGCGGTGCGCGCCTGCGCCGCAGCCCGCGTGCCATGCTGGGCGCTGCGCCGCCCTGGCTGGCAGGCGCAAAGCGGCGACGACTGGCGGATGGTCGGCGACTGGCACGAACTCGTCGCCGCGCTCGCGCCGTTTCGCCGGCCGCTGTTCACGTTAGGACGCGAACCGCTCGCGCATCTCGACGAGATTCCGCCGCATCAGTTCTGGACCGTGCGCTGTCTGGAGTCGCACAAGGACAGTCCGCGCGCGCGAATCCTCGCGGCGCGCGGCCCGTTCACGCTCGAGGGCGAGCGCGCGCTGTTCGCGTTGCAGGCGTTCGACGTCGTAGTCAGCAAGAATAGCGGCGGCAGCGCGACCGAAGCGAAGCTCGAGGTCGCGCGAGAGCGTCGCTTGCCGGTGATCATGCTGCGACGTCCGGCGTTGCCCGCGACCGATCGCGAATTCGACGACGTCGCGGATCTGCTGCACGCATTGCGCGCGTGA
- a CDS encoding DUF4148 domain-containing protein — translation MKSLIKGVVVVATLAASATVFAQSQSNTRITREQVRAELVQLEQAGYRVGDGDQAHYPAAIQAAEARVAAQNNVGTSAYGGSVAGSSESGSGHPAVSKADWNAMYSR, via the coding sequence ATGAAGTCGTTGATCAAGGGTGTTGTCGTTGTCGCTACGCTGGCCGCTTCGGCCACGGTTTTCGCTCAATCGCAATCGAATACCCGTATTACCCGCGAGCAGGTGCGCGCGGAACTGGTTCAGCTCGAACAGGCCGGCTATCGCGTCGGTGACGGCGACCAGGCTCACTATCCCGCAGCGATCCAGGCGGCAGAAGCGCGTGTGGCCGCGCAAAACAACGTCGGCACGAGCGCTTATGGCGGCAGCGTCGCGGGTTCGTCGGAAAGCGGCAGCGGCCATCCGGCCGTTTCCAAAGCCGACTGGAATGCGATGTACAGCCGTTGA
- a CDS encoding AraC family transcriptional regulator, producing MMKPSTEHDYRRRIARVVEAILLEPGAPHTLESLAALAHLSPYHFHRIYRALTGESVVETVQRLRLAQAAQRLTDASAQVTAVAHDAGYNSPQAFARAFRGFTGVSPSEFRARQRHLAGGVADRRTRSGGAGHDASHANAASEASANESGTSADESPSIELAEIAPVDVLCVRHDGPVGTIGQTFRRLIHLVCSEQSASTDQRIGICTRAAGVNGGFEYHAGVVASPAAVSVDGVTSMRLDGGLYAVHRLVGPYALIAPTFRALYGGWLPHSGYTRDRRPALEWYRNPLIDGAQHTCVTDLMIPLCKD from the coding sequence ATGATGAAGCCCAGCACCGAACACGATTACCGTCGACGTATCGCTCGCGTGGTCGAGGCGATTCTGCTCGAGCCGGGTGCGCCGCACACGCTCGAAAGCCTGGCGGCGCTCGCGCATCTCTCGCCTTATCACTTTCATCGAATCTATCGGGCGTTGACCGGTGAGAGCGTGGTCGAAACGGTGCAGCGCCTGCGGCTCGCTCAGGCTGCGCAGCGGCTCACCGATGCGTCCGCTCAGGTGACCGCCGTCGCGCACGACGCGGGTTACAACAGTCCGCAGGCATTCGCGCGCGCGTTTCGCGGCTTCACGGGTGTCAGTCCGAGCGAATTCAGGGCGCGGCAGCGGCATCTGGCGGGCGGTGTTGCAGACCGGCGCACTCGCAGCGGCGGCGCCGGTCACGATGCCAGCCATGCCAACGCTGCTTCAGAAGCGAGCGCGAATGAAAGTGGAACGTCGGCAGACGAATCGCCTTCGATCGAACTCGCCGAGATCGCACCGGTCGATGTGCTCTGCGTGCGGCACGACGGGCCGGTCGGGACAATCGGCCAGACCTTTCGCCGCCTGATTCATCTGGTGTGTAGCGAGCAGAGCGCGTCCACGGACCAGCGCATCGGCATCTGCACGCGCGCGGCTGGCGTGAACGGCGGCTTTGAGTATCACGCGGGCGTGGTCGCCAGTCCCGCTGCGGTTTCCGTCGACGGTGTCACGTCGATGCGGCTCGACGGCGGACTGTATGCGGTGCATCGGCTGGTCGGCCCGTACGCGCTGATCGCGCCGACCTTCAGGGCGCTCTATGGCGGCTGGCTCCCGCACAGCGGCTATACGCGCGACCGGCGGCCGGCGCTCGAGTGGTATCGCAATCCGCTGATCGACGGCGCGCAGCACACGTGCGTCACCGATCTGATGATCCCTCTGTGCAAGGACTGA
- a CDS encoding GFA family protein, which translates to MKPELAGRCLCGAVHYAVKDEFVYAKNCHCSRCRRATGSAFKPFAGIERDKLRVTQGDDNLLIFGGEQASHNVHCKTCGSLLFSVVRDGQFVHVTLGTLDDTPTLQPTAHIFAGSKAPWYSINDSLPQFDEFD; encoded by the coding sequence ATGAAACCCGAGCTTGCCGGCAGATGCCTTTGCGGCGCGGTGCACTACGCCGTGAAAGACGAATTTGTCTATGCAAAGAACTGCCATTGTTCGAGATGCCGGCGTGCGACCGGCTCGGCGTTCAAGCCGTTCGCGGGCATTGAGCGCGACAAGCTGCGCGTGACGCAGGGAGACGACAATCTGCTGATTTTCGGCGGCGAACAGGCGTCGCATAACGTGCATTGCAAGACTTGCGGCAGCCTGCTGTTTTCAGTAGTTCGCGATGGGCAGTTTGTGCACGTCACGTTGGGCACGCTCGACGACACGCCCACGCTTCAGCCCACCGCGCATATCTTTGCCGGTTCGAAGGCGCCTTGGTATTCGATAAACGACTCATTGCCGCAGTTCGACGAATTCGATTGA
- a CDS encoding alpha/beta hydrolase family protein yields MLRRCCALLALGIGIALPAAGVADPVALHVGETVRVFHPAVARHWRGAQTQALVTRIWYPVDPAVPETAHDIGAPGQPIFKGHPVADNAPLAHARQSYPLLVLSHGTGGSADSLDWLGAALAAQGFIVAGVNHPGNSALEPLTLDGFMLWWERATDASEVLDGVLADPQLGPHIDRARIGAVGFSLGGYTVLELAGARTNLAAFERFCTSPEADAICHPPEMAQIGADAADKAVTHDTLSPATRASRARSGESYRDPRIKAVFAIAPALGEAFDQHSFDSVTIPVSLVAGENDRIAPVDTNIHRIAGLLPQAVVTMLPGASHNTFLDTCLPDAAERLAMICKDGPGVDRDAIHARTAAQAVEFFAGTLPATSP; encoded by the coding sequence ATGTTGCGTCGATGCTGCGCGTTGCTGGCGCTCGGGATAGGAATCGCGTTGCCGGCGGCAGGCGTCGCCGATCCGGTTGCCCTGCATGTGGGCGAGACGGTGCGGGTGTTTCATCCGGCAGTGGCGCGTCACTGGCGCGGCGCTCAGACCCAGGCGCTGGTGACCCGCATCTGGTATCCGGTCGATCCCGCCGTGCCGGAGACGGCCCACGATATCGGCGCACCCGGTCAGCCGATTTTCAAAGGGCATCCGGTGGCGGACAACGCGCCGCTTGCGCACGCGCGCCAGAGTTATCCGCTGCTGGTGCTGTCGCACGGCACCGGCGGCAGCGCGGACAGCCTCGACTGGCTGGGCGCGGCGCTCGCCGCGCAGGGATTTATCGTCGCGGGCGTCAATCATCCGGGCAATAGCGCGCTGGAGCCGCTGACGCTCGACGGTTTCATGCTCTGGTGGGAGCGCGCGACCGACGCGAGCGAAGTGCTCGATGGCGTACTCGCCGACCCGCAGTTGGGCCCGCATATCGACCGCGCGCGAATCGGCGCGGTGGGATTTTCGCTCGGCGGATACACGGTGCTCGAACTGGCGGGCGCACGCACGAATCTGGCGGCATTCGAGCGCTTCTGTACGTCGCCGGAAGCCGATGCGATCTGCCATCCGCCGGAAATGGCGCAGATCGGCGCCGACGCCGCCGACAAGGCCGTGACGCACGACACTTTGTCGCCCGCGACGAGGGCATCCCGCGCGCGCTCCGGCGAGTCGTACCGCGATCCGCGTATCAAGGCGGTGTTTGCGATTGCGCCCGCGCTGGGAGAAGCGTTTGACCAGCATTCGTTCGACAGCGTGACGATTCCCGTATCGCTGGTGGCGGGAGAAAACGACCGGATCGCGCCGGTCGACACCAACATTCACCGCATAGCCGGTTTGCTGCCGCAGGCCGTCGTCACGATGCTGCCGGGCGCATCGCACAACACGTTTCTCGACACCTGTCTGCCGGATGCCGCCGAGCGTCTCGCGATGATCTGCAAGGACGGCCCGGGTGTCGACCGCGATGCGATTCATGCACGCACGGCCGCGCAGGCGGTGGAGTTTTTCGCGGGTACGCTGCCCGCGACCTCGCCGTAG
- the cobM gene encoding precorrin-4 C(11)-methyltransferase: protein MTVFFIGAGPGDPELITVKGQRLVRSCPVILYAGSLVPAAVLDGHTAEQVVNTAELDLDQIVALLKAAHDKGQHVARVHSGDPSLYGAIGEQIRRLRELDIPYEIVPGVTATAACAAALGCELTLPDVSQTLILTRYASKTSMPAGEQLGDLAAHRATMAIHLGVRHLARIVDELRPHYGGACPIAVIYRASWPDEEKITGTLDDIVGKVQSTSIERTALILVGDVLAAEGFAESTLYAKGG from the coding sequence ATGACGGTGTTTTTTATCGGCGCGGGTCCTGGCGACCCGGAACTGATCACGGTGAAAGGGCAGCGCCTCGTGCGCAGTTGCCCGGTGATCCTGTACGCGGGTTCGCTGGTGCCGGCTGCGGTGCTCGATGGACACACCGCGGAACAGGTCGTCAATACCGCCGAACTCGACCTCGATCAGATCGTCGCGCTACTCAAGGCCGCGCATGACAAGGGGCAGCACGTGGCGCGCGTCCATTCCGGCGACCCGTCGCTGTACGGCGCGATCGGCGAGCAGATTCGGCGTCTGCGCGAGTTGGACATTCCCTACGAGATCGTGCCGGGCGTGACCGCCACGGCCGCATGCGCGGCGGCGCTTGGCTGCGAACTGACACTGCCTGATGTGTCGCAGACGCTGATTCTCACGCGCTACGCGAGCAAGACCTCGATGCCCGCAGGCGAGCAACTCGGCGATCTCGCCGCGCATCGCGCGACGATGGCGATTCACCTGGGCGTGAGGCACCTTGCGCGTATCGTCGATGAGCTTCGCCCGCATTACGGCGGCGCGTGCCCGATTGCGGTGATCTATCGCGCGAGCTGGCCGGATGAGGAGAAGATCACCGGCACGCTGGACGATATCGTCGGCAAGGTGCAGTCGACTTCGATCGAGCGGACCGCGTTGATTCTGGTCGGCGACGTGCTGGCTGCGGAAGGCTTCGCGGAATCGACGTTGTATGCAAAGGGCGGGTGA